The Oxalobacter aliiformigenes nucleotide sequence CGCATTTCGGAAGCCAGCTGTGCGGGATGCTCATAACGGACAGGTTCATTGTTCAGGGAGATTTTACCGGATGCATCGACCGATACAACCAGTTCCTTTGGACGAACGGGAACATTCTCGGCAGTTGCCGTCGGCAACGTGATCTGCAACTCGGAATATTTGCTGTAAGTCGTCGTGACCATCAGAAAGATTAGGATAACCAGCAAGACATCAATAAAAGGAATCAGATTGATTTCAGGTTCTTCATGCACTTTTCCTTTCCGAAAATTCATGACCCCCTCCTCTCAATCAGGTACGGCGGGAAAAACAAATTGCATCCACCAACCGTGCCGACTGTCTTTCCATCTCGATCAGGAAACTGTCGACCAGTGCCCTGAAATGACGGTAAAAAATCAATGTCGGCATGGCAATCAGCAAACCGAATCCCGTATTGTACAGAGCAATGGAAATTCCATGGGCCAGCTGGGCCGGATTCGTTCCGGCTGCATTCTGCGCTCCGAAAATTTCGATCATGCCGACAACCGTTCCGAACAGCCCCATAAGCGGCGCCAGCGTGGCAATCGTCCCGATAGTCGTCAGAAAACGTTCCAGCTGCAACGCAACCGTACGTCCGGTATCTTCCATAGCTTCTTTCATTTCATCCCGCGACATATCGGAATGTTGCAGACCTGTAGCCAAAACGACACCCAGTGGCGAATTTCTTTCAAACCGGTTGATCGTGGCGCTATCCACTCGTCCGTCCCGATAATCCCTGATCGCCTGTTCAAGAAGGCCGGACGGCAAAATCCTTTTTCGTCTCAGATACCAGAGCCGTTCAATAATCAGTGCCAATGCAATAACCGAAGCAACCAGCAATAACCAGATAGGCCATCCGGCTGCCTGAATAATATAAAACACTGAAGCCTCCTCACATAAACATTTTCATGCCACGAAAAAAGTGAAAACGCAGTCCGTTTCACTCTTTTTCGTACATCATCCCAGCCGTACTTTCAGGCCGGCAATGGCGTTTTTCACCTGATCGGGTGCGGTACCGCCAATATGATTCCGGGCACTGACAGATCCTTCAAGCGTCAATATATCCAGCACATCAGGATCAATCAGATCGGAAAAACTCCTCATCTGCTCCAGTGTCAGATCGCTCAGATCACACCCCTTTTCCACACAAAACCGGACGGCTCTGGCAACAGCTTCATGCGCATCACGGAATGGCAAGCCTTTTTTGACCAGATAATCGGCCAGATCCGTCGCCGTCGCGTAACCCTGCAAGGCAGCCTGACGCATTGTTTCCGGTTTTACCGTAATGGCACCGACCATATCGGCAAAAATACGTAACGTATCGGTTACCGTATCCACTGTATCAAACAACGGTTCCTTGTCTTCCTGGTTGTCCTTGTTATAGGCCAAAGGCTGCCCTTTCATCAAGGTCAGCAATCCAATCAGATGACCATTCACACGACCGGTT carries:
- a CDS encoding MotA/TolQ/ExbB proton channel family protein, with amino-acid sequence MFYIIQAAGWPIWLLLVASVIALALIIERLWYLRRKRILPSGLLEQAIRDYRDGRVDSATINRFERNSPLGVVLATGLQHSDMSRDEMKEAMEDTGRTVALQLERFLTTIGTIATLAPLMGLFGTVVGMIEIFGAQNAAGTNPAQLAHGISIALYNTGFGLLIAMPTLIFYRHFRALVDSFLIEMERQSARLVDAICFSRRT
- a CDS encoding ExbD/TolR family protein; amino-acid sequence: MNFRKGKVHEEPEINLIPFIDVLLVILIFLMVTTTYSKYSELQITLPTATAENVPVRPKELVVSVDASGKISLNNEPVRYEHPAQLASEMRKRAIMQDDGKGPVVVVSADGAARHQNIVNVLEAARLAGLDRLTFATVKPE